The Gammaproteobacteria bacterium genome includes the window TATTTTTATGCCTTATTTCCTGCAAACAAACACAAATGAGTTCTGAGCTTTCTGATAAGCTCAAACAGGTAAAAACTTCTTCTTGGGACTCTCATTCAAGAAAAATTTATCAAAAATTGACTGACTCTCTTGGAAAAAGCAAGAAAGAAGATTTAAAACAAATATCCTATATACTGTTGACCCATTTTGAGCAGCAAAAAGCCAAAGAAATTCTCATTCATTTGCTCAAAACTGATGCTGATGTCGATATTCACTATCACCTTGCAAAAATTGAGTTTGAAGAGGGAAATTATTCAGCAGCTCATAAACTGATACTGGATGGAGTGGCAACAGCCAGTAATACAGATAAAGTGCAATTTTATTTACTGAGGGCTCAAATATTTATTGAGCAGGGAAATATTGAAGGAGCAAACAATACTCTCAATGCTATAGATAAACTCTCTCCCAATAATGCTGCTGCCACTTATTACAAAGGTCAGACAAGTTTAATTAGCGGAGATTGCGAATCTTCTATCGAAAATTTCAAGTATGTTTTGAAAATAATGCCTGAATTGACTCAAGTCAATACGCCACTAGCTTCTGCTTACAGAATGTGTGATCGTAAAGAAATGGCAGAGAAGCTGACAGAAAGCCATTCACAAGAAAACTTCGAATTTCAAAATCGCTTTTCTAAAACCAAGTTGGAATTAGGAAATCCGCTATCTCATTTGAAGAATCAATTTAAATTGTTTAATGCTAGAAATGATAATGATTCTGCGATTCAAGTGATGAAAAAGGTTGTTTTACTAGAACCTGAACTATCCGATAACTATCTCAATCTGGGAAGTATGTATTATCGTAAAAGTGATTTCGATAATGCTCAGGCTCAATTCCTCAAAGCTCATGAGCTAGATAAGCAAAACATTAAGCCATTGATAAACTTAGGAAATATACAATTACAGCTAAAAAGTTACTTAAAAGCTAGAGAGTACTTCTCAATGGCATATCAAATCAATCCAAATCATTCTAAAATCCTTAGGAATTATGCAAGTGTTGAGTATTATTTAAATGATTATGAGCACTATTTTCAGCTGATGTCTGAGTTGATTCGAAGAGAGCCACAAGATTTTGCCATAAAGTCGAGTTTAGTCAAAGTGTTACTGACTCAGACACAATACACAGGCTTATCTGAATTGTTGGATGAATGGATATTATCAGCCGATAAAAAAGATTATGTTTTCTATGCAAAAATAATTTTAAATAACCCTGAAGTTCATATCACCAATTATCAGAAACTAGCCGATGTTTTATTAGCTACCGAATCTAGTGACATACAAAATGTCGGATTAGCATTACTTGTAAAAGCTAAGTTTTCTCCGCAGATTAAATCAGATGAAATTATCGATAAATTTGTTGCTGCTATTGACTCGGAGAAATCATCCGAAATGGTTAATAGTTTTATTAAACTTTTAAATAATTTAAAAAATAATCAGAAACTCGACTTTAACTTACTTCAATGAAATTAAAGCATAATATTCTTTATCTCAGTATTTTGCTGGCATCATGTTCTCAGAACAATCCAGGTACTGATCAGAATAATCAAACTAATACACAAGCCAAGAATCAATCCTTGTTACAACAAATAAATAATAGAGATATTGGAATCAACTTTAAACATGATTCAGGATTTTCAGATGAGTATTCAATCTATGAACCGTTAGGTTCGGGGTTAGCCGTTATCGATTATGATAATGACGGTGATATGGACATCTTTTTTGCTCAGTATGGAAGAAAATCGAACGAGTCGAAGTTGTACTCTAACAATGGATTTAAATTTGTTGATGTAACCCAGAGCTTAGGTCTTTCAGGTATTACTGACTTGGTATTTGCCTCAGTTGCTGATTTCAATAATGATGGCTGGCAGGATTTGTTGGTTGGTGGTGAAGATATCTTACAGCTTTGGGAAAATAATAAGGGGCAAGGTTTTAAACTGAGTGATAAAATAAAGTCACCAGCAGGAAAACAGTTTTTTACAGGTGCAACCTGGTTTGATTATGACAAGGATGGTTATCTGGATGTATGGGTTATCAATTACGTCGATGATAGGAATGGGCAAAAGTGTTTGTTATCAAATGGCATGCAAGACTATTGCTCACCAAAGGCATATAAGTTTCTTAAAGACTTATTCTATAAAAACAATCATGGACAAATTTTCTCATCTATAAGTTTAGAAACAATGAATATTCTAAATATGCCGGCATTAGGAGTTGTAGCTGCAGATTTTGATAATAATGGCTCACAAGATATATATATCGCAAACGATGGGCAAACGAATCAACTTTATTTGTACAGTGATGGTAAGTTTAAAGAAGTTGGAATGTCCAGAGGAGTGGCTGTCAACTTAATGGGAGAAAGTGAGGCGAGCATGGGGATTGCAATCGGTGACTTAAATAATGACTCTTTTCCAGATATTTATATCACTCACTTTACAGGGGAGACAAACACACTATATCTTAATGAGAAGGGGTATTTTTTTGATAAAACTGCGAACTTTCAGTTAACAAAGCACGTTCGGAGTCTGACAGGGTTTGGAACAGTCTTCGCTGATTTAAATAGTGATAATATTTTGGACATTATAACTACTAATGGTTCAATACTTGTAGACGCAGATAGCACAAACGATAATCGTTTATCTGGCGAGCCTGTTCAAATTTGGTTGCAAGGAAAGAATGAATTTATCTACCAGCAATGGGCAACACAACTCAATAACAATGTTGGAAGAGGATTAGTTTCAGCGGATATAGATAATGATGGGGATGTTGACATATTGATTAATAACAATAATGGTGAG containing:
- a CDS encoding VCBS repeat-containing protein, encoding MKLKHNILYLSILLASCSQNNPGTDQNNQTNTQAKNQSLLQQINNRDIGINFKHDSGFSDEYSIYEPLGSGLAVIDYDNDGDMDIFFAQYGRKSNESKLYSNNGFKFVDVTQSLGLSGITDLVFASVADFNNDGWQDLLVGGEDILQLWENNKGQGFKLSDKIKSPAGKQFFTGATWFDYDKDGYLDVWVINYVDDRNGQKCLLSNGMQDYCSPKAYKFLKDLFYKNNHGQIFSSISLETMNILNMPALGVVAADFDNNGSQDIYIANDGQTNQLYLYSDGKFKEVGMSRGVAVNLMGESEASMGIAIGDLNNDSFPDIYITHFTGETNTLYLNEKGYFFDKTANFQLTKHVRSLTGFGTVFADLNSDNILDIITTNGSILVDADSTNDNRLSGEPVQIWLQGKNEFIYQQWATQLNNNVGRGLVSADIDNDGDVDILINNNNGEPTILKNSSNPDSWIGIELICNNRFDYGAKLIYNKSNNEVIYKSIHTDGSYASSIDPRVQFYNPKDNDVVEVQWLSGQKSSINISELNKNQYNDIRCD